atattttaaaaatttaaaacttttaaatttttgtttgtttttctgtcTTAACTAAAGCGAAGCATGTTAATGAAGTGCTTCTAATAGAATTTATTCTCTTATTGTCATTTATTCCTTGCATGGTAAAACAGATAACTGCTAACATAGAATACTATGATTCTCAACgttaaaagtatatttcagaattaagaaagaaaaaaattttctgtttctcttttgatttttttgaattaacttttCCTTTTATCAGAACTTTTATTATGACAGCATTTTTCAAAGAGTGCATCTAAtgaaaaatacacttttatagtcacttttttctaaaaatatagcaatgtgaaaaagttacattaaaatttttgctgttaaatctattgtttaaaagttaagaacgatttttgttttggtttctacctagctttttctttttcaaaaaacttatgtttttataGACGTTTTAATTATGACAGGGCAATTAGGACAAGAGGGTCTTTATTTgactttatctttattttttttgaaaatatggtaaataGAAAGTGGAAAtgcttaactttaaaattttcattcaataattaatacagatttttaatttttctgtttttcttttgaccataatctttgtttttaaaagcattccTGATTGACATAATTGTTTTCtggataatattttaagcattaaagttttaatttaagaattaagaggatatttttttctagattcctttttttttaattttacaacttttttaataactgtcagtttttttttatcttaaatatttctaagcatatcttaatatctaattatcttaattatcctaaacatttctattaaagtttttcctttttcccCATACAAATAATACAGctaagttttaattacttttttattatgactaaactaatttctatataaaaatatttattaatgattattttaaaaaaatattgctattcgGCCGCCAAATATTCGATAGTCATCTATTTAGCCAAATCACTATTCGTTACATCTCTAATAAAAACTTGActtattatattgttaaatttctttttaatttgtgaaaatatggTATTGTTTTTGAGATGTCTTTCAAAAAGTTGAAATTCTGAAGTAGCGATGTCATtgactttttataaaacaaaaaataaaaaattttgaaggttACATTTTCTGAAGGGTTTATTTCACagatcaaaaaaattctgtgaataaaaaatttgtgaattttcccTAAAATGACCcctgataattaagtaaaaataatatctctgtaaaatcatattttgaaatacctTCAGCAATATCTAAAATTAGTTATGAGTgatcacttttaaaatgaactgaATACAGATAAGTGTTTTGTAATTACGATCATAATAAGTAtccaataatttgttaattcaattataaaaattaattttaattaatttgttaattcaattataacaatattcaaatgcttctttaaataataataaaactaggCTCAACTATACTTCttgatataaaacattaaaagaaattgtttcaaGTTCTTAAAttcctcaaattttttttaaaattgtatttctttagttttcatgaaattggaaaaaaataatgaattcaattgcttgaaaattaatactattaaaCTAGATTACAGTTATTACATGATTGTGTTAGCATAAATAATGTCAATacaagattttcatttttaaaaatgtttcttccaTTAGAATTGGAAATCTATTCTGGggctataatttttattccataatttttctcacagtggaataaatttatcatccctgatgtaaatatattttatagttgaaaataactaattctataataaattgatttttttttttttgccaactctaccaactattattttttttgtgtagatTCATTAAATGTCATATCTGCAAGAAATTAGTAAAGAGTTTGCACAATCTTAAACAATCATCCATTATAcatactttataattattttattcctttaatatttaagtactcAAACAGTCtagaataagattttaatttttcatgagttTTGTGAAGCTAAATATCACTCAACAAAggaacatgaattttaaaatggatgTGGACTACAATCTGAAAACATCTGCCAAAATACGAAAGTctcaaaaatctgattttagaATGTTgggaatttcaaataatttgtttacagtattagcacatgtttctttctaaataaatattgaaatataagagttacatagaaattaaattaacaagtGAGGTAATTAATAAGCTATAAAAGTGAGGCAATAATATATAGTAGCATAGCTATAAAAAAGtcacattttaaactatgtataaattaaacttccttaaatattctaacacagattcaaattttaaagcctTCAATCAAGATTTACTTGacttatttatcattgaaaatatttaaggattAGGATTGTGTACTTCAGATAAGCACATGCAAGAGacttaagaaatacaaaataattataaacattttacaaaaacatctttttaatacaaaaaaaggaGTTAATAGTAAATACTGTGTTATTTctacagaataaaatatatttgaactcAAAATTTCGCATCCACCatcaaaataaatctattatgttcattgaaaaaaatttaaaaaatgaagacatataggtattaaataaatttctattttccaattatgtaattaaactttcatatattcaataaaataaatttcaattctgttcataatttaaaaagaataaagaggTAACATCTTATTAGAAGAAATCTTAAGATATTATATTTCCATTTGCCACCTGTacaatgaaactttaaataaatcctCACATAttcatgaaaacaaattttaaatctattcataatttaaaaagaaaaattataatagcaatcttattacataaaaaaatgttcacttaaatttcaagtaaacaTTTAcatattcatcaaaataaaactgcattctgtttatacttaaaaatgctaattataaacttattaaaaatttttcattatatgtccacacattcataataataaatcttcatagcatttataatttaaaaagaataaaaagttatattaaaaatacattaacatctcaaagaaaacttaaagattaaataaataataaatttctatttgcaaattatacaattaagattaaaataaatgcttagatatagcataaagtaaaattctattttaaaataatataagcacattttatacgaaaatatataattttaataataataaaataagaagtctgacctttttatttcttgtttctaAGAAAGAGCCTCTACCAACTTTGACATTTTCTCCAGCAAACACAATCCCAGAAATAAGAGGAAGATCAGCTCCTATATCCATCTCATCCCAATCTTCTTCATCATTATGGTCATCTTCCGGAAGAATTCCGTTGACACGGGGCGGAGATCCGGTACGCTTGGAGCCGGAATTTCGGGAAATTTTTGCCGGTCGACATCCAAAAGGTGCTGGATTAAGAGATATGTGCGGCTCCACATCTTTACGCCCTCGAAAATCAAAAACAATGGAGGTAGTAGGCTGGGGAGTTTTTTGCCAAGACTTTTTCTGGGGGTCCTCTCCAGCAACGACCATCACTGTCTGGTCACCCGTCGTAATGCTGGATTCTTGAGACAATGAGTCGGATTGTTTATGAGACAACTCGAAAGGTAAGCGCTCGGGCGTGACCTTGTTAGGTGGATCAGGATCCGAGGAATAGAACTGACAATCGTTTTCTTCTAAAAGGTCGCTGGTTTCTTGCGCAATTTCGGATTCACATGACCTATTAGCTGATAAATCATTATCAACTATTTCATTTATCACGAATTCGTCATATTTCTCCTCTTCAGGCACAGGTGAAGAAGGCGCGGCATTGTTTACATTACAAAAATCTTTGGCACACGTTGCTTTGGCATCCTCCACACTTTTCTTGACCGCTGGCCAAGCTACACTTTCGATTATGGCACTATCATTGCAGACTGCGTGAGTAGCAGGGGTCGTCGTACTTTTACGAAAACGCGGAGTTAAACTGCTGATTGTAGTTTTCGCGGAATTATTCCCAAGTGGtgattcgaatatttttttcacgtgCTTTACCGTGTCTGGTTTTGGAAGCTCGTCTTCGTTGATGTTCGGGGCTGAAACACTTCTTCCGTATTCCCATCGGCGTGTGGATTTATTAAATACCCTCGGTAATGTATCATTTTCGTCAGTGGGAGTtgcattttttgacaaaattcttACTTTAGCACCAACAACTAGGCGAGCATTTGGTCGACGGcttgaagaaaatatatgttGCTCAGGTGTCGTGCAACTCAAAGTTTCCATACTTTGCGCTTTCTTGACGTTGCCCGCACTGAATCCAGATTTAAAACCGTTCTGGCGAATCCCTCTAGTATTAACTCTGTAGGGAATTCCAGGAAGATTCTCTAAACTGGAAAACCTTCGTACTACTGGTTTCACCTGTTGTTTAACACCGATATTGAGAAATCTTGCCCGTAATCGGTCCACAATACCTGGACCATACCGTAAATCTTCCGAGAATTGCTCAGcttcatcaaaattataattatttttttcctccaccAAAGAATTTGGAGTATCAACAGGCTTCACACTtcttaattcaatattaatactTCCAATTTTAACGGTTTTAGGATGATCCGTCACTTTTGATTTGTTGTTATCTTCACAAAAACCATCTGGCTCAGAAGCAGGGCTACACCCAGCACGCTTTTTCatgattaagatttttttccactCAGGAATATCACAATCCGGCACATTTCCACCGTACATGATTATTTGGTATCCTTTTTCCTGTTTAGATTTTGTTATCAATTTCCTCTACGCTctcgtcttttttttaatttttatcattttatttttaacgtcaCTCATATTCTTTCACGAACAGCTccattcaaaaatatgtaaacaagcCAATCATTGGATAACTTACCCGGTAGACTTAGTCATCAGTACACGGAGTCATTTCGACAGCTAAAATATTTCCCCGCAACGCCCCACATAACAGCCGGGAAATACATAAACGCTGTAATGAATCTAGTTAAATACTTCCGAAGTAAAGTAGTGGTTGTTGTTCGGTCATTCCAAAGCAATATTGAAACAGTAAATATTAGGCAACAGATGTTATGCGACCGTTTCTAAAGCGCCTACTTAAATGCATGGCAAACACGTGGTGAATCAAAGATTTGAAACTTGttatgataattttcattaacttgAACGATGATTGTTCGTCCATCGATGAAACAAGAACGCCGCGCCTGACATCTTGACCACATGAACAAAACGTCACGTTCATTaaacagaaaagaatttttgaggTATACAATACGTGGCGCCATCTCTTTTATTTTGCCGTATTTACTACctcatgcagaaaaaaaaaaaatctacaatcagagaaatatttttattgcttatgtGGTTGCGTAGATAATgcggttttttaaatttaattctttatattatCACGAGTGCataatttgctttttcaaaGTCTTTTAGGTAgagtttttcaagaaaaaatttagttgataATTACGAAttgattttatagaaattagaTTAATAATTGTCAACGCAAGTTTTAaagaaacgaagaaaaaaaaatcagacacattaaatgcttgatttttaaaactgacattaatgaataaaaagttatcttttcattttaatcaataataaattttttgctttaaaatgaacTCAATTTTTCGTAAGCAATTATCCTGCTTTAAATAAAGTCAATTAGGAGAGTGTATTagcaagcatatttttttaaaaatattaaataaaaaaatcagctgcttgaagttttgattaaaattccattactaaaattttaatctttaaaacaattccctataaattttgtttcaaaaaaaggaataataatttaaaaaagaaagctggaaatcattaaaaatattttaaatagaaatatttcattcattaaaaattataaattttttagagctCATTTATAAGTagtacaaaaagtaaatttacttattttattttaggaaacacatattttttctattttatattaattacattgtagtatatttttccatattactataatatatataatctatctttttttagtgtgaatataaaacaatttttttttaatattacttttttttaaaatctgcttaTTTGaggatttttactttttattaaatctagtaATAGTAAACCTTGAAGCAGGAATGTGTGTGAGTCAAGTGTGTACGTGAGTCAAAATGAGTCTTAATGGGTAAAACCCTGATAATTGTCCTGGCGGCGCACCGTTCTAAGCAAAATACtattaaagaaaaggaaaaaaaaaaaaaaaaagaacagcttgaaactgctaatatttttttaagtcagattttttttcttcgtatctacgggaattaaaattaaacgaaaattaaaatttgaatcaacaaggatttcttttttctctctctccttttaacaattttaaaataaagttatgtgAAAGAATTAGagagcattatttaaattttccaatttaaaacaGCAGAGAGGATGGGGTTAATTCGGCAACGGCCCCAGAAGGGATTCAAAATAATGCACTTCTTTTCATGTGTTTTACCTCCCATAGAATTTTTGAGAATCCCCCTCATATTACTCAATAGGAAAATGTTTCGATAAATTGTCTCTGTGTCTTATCTATTGCTTTGAGCTCGTTTTTCCCtccatttataatatttcaaaatattagatatCCACGGAACCAATTCTTTGCCCGATTTACTGTCATAAATTGCCTCAGGCAAAAAATGATCAAGAATTTCTAAGACTATAGATATTTTAACCTAAGACTGTAGAcatgtttacataaaaaagaagaagaaaaattctgttGGCATTTTTTTCGGTCATTCTATTTCAGTCATTGAAAAAGCGCTacctcatttatttttttttttttcaacttttcagagtgaaatttaacattttctattcaaaaacTTAGTTTctaggttctttttttttaaaaaagaaaaaaaaagaaatttgttttatttgattttgttattaagtattttaactcaaactataaattttttatttttttatcatgcgttttgcattttatttgcaatagtTTTTGTTCGCATTGCCTCAAACAAAGAATGATCTATAATTTCTAAGActacaaatatattaatcttttaaagacataaaaaaattatatttagcgtttttttttttttttccagtcatTCTGTCTAGGGTCAGTCATTGAAAATCACTacctcatttattattatttttttcaacttttcaatgtgaaatttaacattttcaatttaaaaacttagtttaaaaaaaaaaggaatttcttttatttgattttgttatcAAGTGTTTTAACTGaaactattgatttttttatttatttatttatcatgcGTTTTACAGTTTATTTGCAATAGTCTTTGTTCGCATTGCCTCAAACAAAGAATGATCTAGAATTTCTAAGACTACAAATACATTAACCTTTTAGAgacataaaaaattctgtttagcGTTTTTTTCGGTCATTCTGTCTAGAGTCAATCTCTAGGTCAGTCATTGAAAAAGCGCttcctcatttatttatttttatttgtttatttatttatttattctttgaatgtaaaatttaactttttcaattcaaaaccTTAGTTTTAAGgttctttttttatagaaaaaattaattgggagtttaaaaaaaatgaatttttttgaatgtaaaatttaacattttcatttcaaaacctTAGTTTtaaggttcttttttttctagaaaaaaaaaagaagtttcttttatttgattttgttattaagtattttagctgaaactataatttattcttttttttatcatgcgTTTTACAGTTTATTTGCAATAGTTTTTGTTCGCATTGCCTCAAACAAAGAATCATCTAGAATTTctaaaactacagatatattaACCTTTTAaggacataaaaaatttcaattggcgTTTTTTCTGTCATTCTGTCTACAGTCAGTCTCTGGGTCAGTCATTGAAAAAGTGCTacatcatttatatatttttttccaacttttcaatataaaattaaaaactttcaattcaaAACCTTAGCTTTAAAGTTCttaaagtttcttaaataaaattatcaatttttaaattttttttttatcttattatatactagacatttcaaacaaattgatttatttGGAGGTAAGCAAATATTCGTATTAATTCAATATGTGCATTTATATTTGTATGAATTATTTGTATTGTGCAACAAATTGATTTATATAGTAAGTATGATTTTATTGTACTTGGATGGTCCTATTTTTAGTTTCAGATTTTTGtacttatttcatatttttaaaagtagacttttaaaatttaaactcctttgttataattcaaaaatgaaatgtttatatcacttttaattaatactaaagcataataaattaatattagttatattaagCTATATTTTATTAGCTAATATTAGCATTAATAAATAGCTGAGAATATGTCGTCATTCAAATATGTCATCATTCTAATATATCATCAATCATCATATTTCATCATTGATTCTAGTATAAATGAAcatcttaaagtaaaattattttgagtcaattaaaactatatttatttaaactagtctgatatacatttgtccggtatACCCTACTATGTAAAGTAACTACACAGATAGAGTGCCAATTGGGACaataccttaaaaattaaaagatagaaaGGGGCGAAGAAATGGTTCTAATAcaaaagttcattaaataatattataataccattaatataaatttcactaTTTGCATATTTCGTTATATATCGAGAACTTATTAAGCAGATcgattttgaattcatttattcaaagataattccatgcaagggataattgtaaattatttttattattttagattataaaaattctcagaataataattataataataaacaataattttctcaGAAACTGTTGGGTCGatttcttccaaattttttcttgtattttgccatataaaataatattctttaaaatgatgcagaaGTTGCGTACTATTAGAtacaaattcaattataaattcatcacaaattcaatttaatggtaaaaaaaaatgttattgtaattcaaaactttttcgtccattattaaataaaatataaaaaaaattataacaatttttttttgtacggaATTCTGTCTGAGTGaaggaattttataactgtagtCAGacatatttcgtttaaaaagttgttGGGATATagctgaaaaagtaaaattatcaataaacttTTTACCATTCTCCTGAGCAATTTATTGGGACCACATTTTCCAGATTGCTTCAAATATTTTGGGATACAAATCCATGGGAAAAAAGTAAGGTGAGACAGGGTATCGAAATTAGTTCTGCCTTGTACCGGACGAACTCtgaatttacattttactaGTCAAGAAAAAAGACGTATTAAATTGGAGTGTTGTAGATAATTTCACAACGTTTGTGtagatttgtttgtttttttatttatttttactatgtcAGCTCTCTActgttttcttgttttaaaactatcttaatttattagtctttgcagttacaaaaatttttttagtcctTATTATTATACGTTTATTAAAGATCCATACCTTGACAAACCATGATTTAGTCCAATACTACCCCTTGTACCAATACTAGCCCATGATTTAGTCCAATTCTAGTTCTTGGGGTAACATCGGGTACTAACTACCCAGTTTTGCCCCCTCTGATGTGAGTCTATGCTGAACCCACGAAAGCTGTAATGTAACGGAAAATAGTTACATCCATGGATGACGTTTTAAAGCCGTTGCACCTTTTTTTCCCActgtattatatatttgttttcaaagctCTAAATTATAGAATTAGTTAACATGtgttttaaatgacatttgtaagaataacaacaacaatatacAACTACGACTTGTGTGATGGGAAAGCTTAACAGTTTACTTTATCGTAGGTGGCCGAATATAAAACGAGTAAAATACA
This region of Parasteatoda tepidariorum isolate YZ-2023 chromosome X1, CAS_Ptep_4.0, whole genome shotgun sequence genomic DNA includes:
- the LOC107437020 gene encoding uncharacterized protein gives rise to the protein MYGGNVPDCDIPEWKKILIMKKRAGCSPASEPDGFCEDNNKSKVTDHPKTVKIGSINIELRSVKPVDTPNSLVEEKNNYNFDEAEQFSEDLRYGPGIVDRLRARFLNIGVKQQVKPVVRRFSSLENLPGIPYRVNTRGIRQNGFKSGFSAGNVKKAQSMETLSCTTPEQHIFSSSRRPNARLVVGAKVRILSKNATPTDENDTLPRVFNKSTRRWEYGRSVSAPNINEDELPKPDTVKHVKKIFESPLGNNSAKTTISSLTPRFRKSTTTPATHAVCNDSAIIESVAWPAVKKSVEDAKATCAKDFCNVNNAAPSSPVPEEEKYDEFVINEIVDNDLSANRSCESEIAQETSDLLEENDCQFYSSDPDPPNKVTPERLPFELSHKQSDSLSQESSITTGDQTVMVVAGEDPQKKSWQKTPQPTTSIVFDFRGRKDVEPHISLNPAPFGCRPAKISRNSGSKRTGSPPRVNGILPEDDHNDEEDWDEMDIGADLPLISGIVFAGENVKVGRGSFLETRNKKLNIQFDDNATSTFEYPSENTSFSPNEEKVPFDSSIAMGSAANSRLSNYTPLVLSANDDFELGVSHHRPTVRSPDSNEVEETIADILIPADPSDTVGWSATTETADILF